A single Anas acuta chromosome 19, bAnaAcu1.1, whole genome shotgun sequence DNA region contains:
- the DUSP14 gene encoding dual specificity protein phosphatase 14 yields MTSRSHNSLPRTLMAPRMLSEGALGGIAQITPSLYLSRGSVASNRHLLLSRGITCIINATIEIPNFNWPQFEYVKVPLADMPNAPISLYFDSVADKINSVARKHGATLVHCAAGVSRSATLCIAYLMKYHKVSLFEAYNWVKSRRPVIRPNVGFWRQLIDYERKLFGKTTVKMVQTPYGIIPDVYERERRPLMPYWGI; encoded by the coding sequence ATGACCTCCAGAAGCCACAACTCCTTACCGAGAACTCTGATGGCTCCACGAATGCTCTCTGAAGGTGCCCTCGGGGGCATCGCCCAAATCACCCCCTCGCTGTACCTGAGCCGGGGCAGCGTCGCCTCCAACCGGCACCTGCTCCTGTCCCGGGGGATCACCTGCATCATCAACGCAACCATCGAGATTCCCAACTTCAACTGGCCCCAGTTCGAATACGTGAAAGTGCCTTTGGCTGACATGCCCAACGCCCCCATCTCCCTGTACTTCGACAGCGTGGCCGACAAGATAAACAGCGTGGCGCGGAAGCACGGGGCCACCCTCGTCCACTGCGCGGCCGGCGTGAGCAGGTCGGCCACGCTGTGCATCGCCTACCTGATGAAGTACCACAAGGTGTCCCTGTTCGAGGCATACAACTGGGTCAAATCGAGGCGCCCCGTTATACGCCCCAACGTGGGCTTCTGGAGGCAACTGATAGACTACGAGAGGAAGCTGTTTGGGAAGACGACGGTTAAAATGGTACAGACACCATATGGCATCATCCCAGACGTTtatgagagagagaggagacCCCTGATGCCTTACTGGGGAATTTAA